A genomic region of Chitinispirillales bacterium contains the following coding sequences:
- a CDS encoding GtrA family protein produces MLRFLKFAVVGSSGVVVNQTFLILAVKYLKIDYKIASLMAIETAIITNFILNYNWTWKDRKGKKVTDKLNAFVKFNISSFISAFFLNWITLIFLTEIIQIKFYISNLIGISVAACFNFLMSNFWAFKKK; encoded by the coding sequence TTGCTACGGTTTTTAAAGTTCGCCGTTGTCGGCTCAAGCGGTGTTGTGGTAAATCAGACGTTTTTGATTTTGGCGGTGAAATACTTGAAAATCGATTACAAAATCGCAAGTTTAATGGCTATTGAAACCGCGATAATAACAAATTTTATCCTCAATTACAATTGGACATGGAAAGACAGAAAAGGAAAAAAAGTAACGGACAAATTAAACGCGTTTGTCAAATTTAACATAAGTTCGTTTATTTCGGCGTTCTTTCTTAATTGGATAACGTTGATTTTTCTTACGGAAATAATCCAAATAAAATTTTACATTTCAAATTTGATAGGAATTTCAGTTGCCGCATGTTTCAATTTTTTGATGTCAAATTTTTGGGCTTTCAAAAAAAAGTAA
- the glgC gene encoding glucose-1-phosphate adenylyltransferase produces METFRKTSGYANVLAMIMAGGEGSRLFPLTRDRAKPAVIFGGKYRIIDFVLNNFVNSGIFKIKVLTQFKADSLIRHLTSGWQLSNMLGQYIDPVPAQMRTGRNWYQGTADAIYQNINLIYDEKPDFVAVFGADHIYKMDISRMLNYHRNNGAVATVAAIPKPIEEASQFGVIQIDQNGRMIGFEEKPENPKPMPNNPKMSLCSMGNYIFNTGFLVRKLNEDAEDPNSSHDFGKNIIPSIYREYPVYVYDFHTNVIPGESPQQCTYWEDVGTLEAYYRANMTLRDVVPDINLYNEWWPIKTSSEQSAPAKFVFGSDVSENDKRIGTAVDSIVSGGCIISGGEVIRSILSRGVRVHSFAKVEDSIIFSDVDIGERAQIKKAIIDKNVHIAPGEKIGFDLDEDRKKYFVSDDGIVVVSNPSNQRTF; encoded by the coding sequence ATGGAAACCTTCAGAAAAACATCCGGATATGCTAACGTATTGGCTATGATTATGGCTGGCGGAGAAGGTTCGCGGCTTTTTCCGCTTACACGCGACAGGGCGAAACCGGCGGTTATCTTTGGCGGTAAATACAGAATTATTGATTTCGTTCTTAACAACTTTGTTAATTCCGGCATATTTAAAATCAAAGTTCTTACGCAGTTTAAAGCCGACTCGCTTATTCGTCACTTGACAAGCGGATGGCAATTGTCAAATATGCTTGGACAGTATATTGACCCTGTTCCGGCTCAAATGAGAACTGGAAGAAATTGGTATCAGGGAACTGCGGACGCTATATATCAAAATATAAATTTGATTTATGACGAGAAACCGGATTTTGTAGCCGTTTTCGGCGCCGACCATATTTATAAAATGGATATTTCAAGAATGCTTAATTATCATCGTAACAATGGCGCGGTAGCGACGGTAGCGGCAATTCCCAAACCTATAGAAGAAGCGTCTCAGTTCGGCGTAATTCAGATTGACCAAAACGGGCGTATGATAGGATTTGAAGAAAAACCTGAAAACCCCAAACCTATGCCGAATAATCCTAAAATGTCGTTGTGCTCTATGGGAAACTATATTTTCAACACCGGATTTTTGGTTCGTAAACTCAATGAAGACGCGGAAGATCCAAATTCCTCGCACGATTTCGGGAAAAACATTATACCGTCAATTTATCGCGAATATCCTGTATATGTATATGACTTTCACACAAATGTTATTCCCGGCGAATCGCCGCAACAATGTACTTACTGGGAAGATGTGGGAACTTTAGAAGCGTATTATAGAGCGAATATGACTTTGCGCGACGTTGTGCCGGATATTAATCTATATAACGAGTGGTGGCCGATCAAAACGTCTTCGGAACAATCCGCTCCTGCAAAATTCGTTTTCGGAAGCGACGTTTCGGAAAACGACAAACGGATAGGTACAGCCGTTGATTCAATAGTTTCCGGCGGTTGTATAATTTCCGGCGGAGAAGTGATTCGCTCAATATTGTCAAGAGGAGTGAGAGTTCATAGCTTTGCTAAAGTGGAAGATTCTATCATTTTCTCTGACGTCGATATAGGTGAACGCGCTCAAATCAAAAAAGCGATTATTGACAAGAATGTACATATCGCTCCCGGTGAAAAAATAGGTTTTGATTTGGACGAAGACAGAAAAAAATATTTTGTTTCGGACGATGGTATTGTAGTGGTTTCAAACCCAAGCAATCAGCGTACTTTCTAA
- a CDS encoding HEAT repeat domain-containing protein: MKKAFIILLLIIVSIIPAKTRWGTTRFTPNADMIGAGRFIANYNIFLNTEYDKGVTGKSLLSLDVGASEWFEVTLGYADGVNFALKGRILDEYTQAVPSLAIGIRNMFHNSTLARSRLNTDQYETTGELFAAFSKSFNLIQTRFNAGVLSLPGNDKNKINGFVSIEKNFGNDFYLTAEGFSQQKKFYTSLTATVRFLKENNGEIYFSILDFERMFITQKRDFGVSFTPQSQKDWVKPGVVVGLSFSFGGRQKWINDQAQFRTVEDNFANHDTLIKKITLQIGELKNETQYLDTENSFVKSQIDSLKTALGLVDTLPIHYSEIYSRIVSYNAAYSADVFDPLEIRRIIEEVKSYGKDGIDIVAKIAKESSDRAIKMRSVTMLGDLYAWDKVPVLLEILQNTIDSRLKVEIIAVFGKINDRSVKAKIEEFANSADDNLRIAANEVLDLWNKSKPVSKENVPLDTSGDVFSPDLKK, translated from the coding sequence ATGAAAAAAGCGTTTATTATATTACTTTTGATAATAGTATCAATAATTCCTGCAAAAACCAGATGGGGGACTACTCGTTTTACGCCTAATGCCGATATGATAGGCGCGGGCAGATTTATTGCAAACTATAATATCTTTTTGAATACGGAATACGACAAAGGCGTTACCGGAAAATCTCTTTTATCTTTGGACGTAGGAGCGAGCGAATGGTTTGAAGTAACGCTTGGGTACGCCGACGGAGTAAATTTCGCGTTAAAAGGAAGGATACTTGACGAATATACTCAAGCCGTACCGTCGCTTGCGATAGGAATAAGAAATATGTTTCATAATTCGACGCTTGCGAGAAGCCGATTAAATACCGACCAATACGAAACGACAGGAGAACTTTTTGCCGCTTTTAGCAAAAGTTTTAATTTAATTCAAACGCGTTTCAATGCCGGCGTACTTTCGCTTCCGGGTAACGATAAAAACAAAATTAACGGGTTTGTATCTATAGAAAAGAATTTTGGAAACGATTTCTATTTGACCGCCGAGGGATTTTCGCAGCAAAAAAAGTTTTATACGTCTCTAACGGCGACCGTCAGATTCTTAAAGGAAAATAACGGGGAAATTTATTTTTCAATATTAGATTTTGAGAGAATGTTCATAACGCAGAAACGCGATTTCGGCGTTAGTTTTACTCCGCAATCGCAAAAAGATTGGGTAAAGCCCGGAGTAGTCGTCGGATTGTCGTTTTCTTTCGGCGGAAGACAAAAGTGGATAAACGATCAAGCGCAATTCAGAACGGTTGAAGACAACTTCGCCAATCATGATACGCTTATAAAAAAGATTACGTTACAAATAGGCGAGTTAAAGAACGAAACCCAATATTTAGATACTGAAAATTCTTTTGTAAAATCTCAAATAGATTCTTTGAAAACCGCTCTGGGGTTGGTAGATACTTTGCCGATTCATTATTCGGAAATTTATTCAAGGATCGTATCTTACAATGCGGCTTATTCTGCGGACGTGTTTGATCCGCTTGAAATTCGTCGTATCATTGAAGAAGTAAAAAGTTACGGGAAGGACGGAATCGACATAGTGGCTAAAATCGCAAAAGAATCGTCCGACAGAGCGATTAAAATGCGCAGTGTTACCATGCTTGGGGATCTATACGCATGGGATAAAGTTCCCGTGTTGCTTGAAATACTGCAAAATACTATTGACAGCCGCCTTAAAGTAGAGATTATCGCCGTGTTCGGAAAAATTAACGATCGTTCGGTAAAAGCGAAAATAGAAGAATTTGCTAACAGTGCAGACGATAATTTAAGAATTGCGGCTAACGAAGTTTTGGATTTATGGAACAAATCAAAACCCGTTTCTAAAGAAAATGTACCACTTGATACAAGCGGCGATGTATTTTCACCTGACCTTAAGAAATAA
- the efp gene encoding elongation factor P: MTIKANEISKGMIILHENTPCRVVEISRTMTARGSNFIATTLKNIINGKQVEYRFRTDEKVENAFVETKQFEYLYENDSEFVFMDCETYEQITLNAEELGDVAGYILPNSNCSVMLYNGKPIGVQPPTTVQLKVVETEPGIKGATISGSVTKSAKLETGITVQVPMFIESDEIIIVNTTNGEYSGRIGK; encoded by the coding sequence ATGACAATAAAAGCGAATGAGATTTCTAAAGGGATGATTATTCTTCATGAGAATACCCCGTGCCGTGTCGTTGAAATAAGCAGAACAATGACGGCTCGCGGTTCAAATTTTATTGCGACTACGCTGAAAAACATCATTAACGGCAAGCAAGTGGAATATCGTTTTAGGACGGATGAAAAAGTAGAAAATGCTTTTGTAGAAACGAAACAGTTTGAATATCTTTACGAAAACGACAGTGAGTTTGTGTTTATGGATTGTGAGACTTATGAACAGATAACGTTAAACGCCGAGGAATTGGGAGATGTGGCGGGATACATTCTTCCGAACAGTAATTGCAGCGTCATGCTTTACAATGGAAAACCTATAGGAGTTCAACCGCCGACAACGGTACAATTAAAAGTTGTGGAAACCGAGCCGGGTATTAAGGGTGCGACTATTTCGGGAAGCGTTACAAAATCTGCAAAGCTTGAAACAGGGATTACCGTACAGGTTCCCATGTTCATAGAGTCGGACGAAATAATTATCGTTAATACGACTAACGGAGAGTATTCCGGCAGAATTGGGAAATAG
- a CDS encoding sigma-70 family RNA polymerase sigma factor produces the protein MVRKQKEQTKAEKLYFRDVGRYKLLTEEEEQKLVEDVHNKIPGAEDKLITANLRFVALEARKHRARGGMSFLELVNEGNLGLLKAAKRFDKENDVKFISYAVWWIRQAIQKAIFDRIGSVHIPANKIALLKRFRQALDKFDGDFDRAIELPKFQRYKDDIIEIIEKSKNTSLDQPISPANDDENSQTLLDTIGVDPSQTEEFLMNELRSEIENVLHILPILNENEEKIIRMYYGINFSSPKTLEEIGAELGITREKVRLTRDKALRKLYKDPDARERLKSFLGVSSGDGLYLE, from the coding sequence ATGGTAAGAAAGCAAAAAGAACAAACGAAAGCGGAAAAATTATATTTTCGCGATGTTGGCAGATATAAGCTTTTGACGGAAGAAGAAGAACAAAAACTTGTTGAAGATGTTCATAATAAAATTCCGGGAGCGGAAGATAAACTCATAACCGCAAATTTGCGTTTTGTAGCGTTAGAAGCCAGAAAGCACAGAGCAAGAGGCGGAATGTCGTTTTTGGAACTTGTAAACGAAGGAAATCTCGGACTTTTGAAAGCGGCAAAAAGGTTCGATAAAGAAAATGATGTAAAATTTATTTCTTATGCAGTTTGGTGGATAAGACAGGCCATACAAAAAGCGATTTTCGATAGAATCGGTTCGGTGCATATTCCGGCGAATAAAATTGCGCTTTTGAAGCGTTTCAGACAGGCGCTCGACAAATTTGACGGCGACTTTGATAGAGCGATAGAACTCCCGAAATTTCAGAGATACAAAGACGATATTATTGAAATAATAGAAAAAAGCAAAAACACTTCGCTCGACCAGCCGATATCGCCTGCGAACGATGATGAAAACTCGCAGACGCTTCTTGATACGATAGGCGTTGATCCGTCACAAACCGAAGAATTTCTTATGAATGAGCTGCGTAGCGAAATAGAAAACGTTCTTCATATTCTTCCGATTCTAAATGAAAATGAAGAGAAAATTATCAGAATGTATTACGGAATCAATTTCTCAAGTCCAAAAACGCTTGAAGAAATAGGGGCGGAACTTGGTATAACAAGAGAAAAAGTCCGTCTTACACGCGACAAAGCGTTAAGAAAATTATATAAAGATCCCGATGCCCGCGAACGACTGAAATCCTTTTTAGGGGTTTCTTCCGGCGACGGACTGTATTTGGAATAG